From Eptesicus fuscus isolate TK198812 chromosome 14, DD_ASM_mEF_20220401, whole genome shotgun sequence, one genomic window encodes:
- the NPVF gene encoding LOW QUALITY PROTEIN: pro-FMRFamide-related neuropeptide VF (The sequence of the model RefSeq protein was modified relative to this genomic sequence to represent the inferred CDS: inserted 3 bases in 2 codons; substituted 2 bases at 2 genomic stop codons), with protein MEVISSKRFILLTLTTSSFLTSNIFXADELMMCNIHSKENYDKCSEPERGNLKGEKKRSFHFEELKVWGPKHIMKMSTPAVNKNLPLRPGRPMREESTGTMTTLPLRREEIXRKASNLPQRFGTTTAKNVTKXLSDLLQRPMHSPSVSELLXAMSCQPPEIQNPDQKHPR; from the exons ATGGAAGTTATTTCATCAAAACGAttcattttattgactttaacCACTTCAAGCTTCTTAACATCAAACATCT ATGCAGATGAATTAATGATGTGCAATATTCACAGCAAAGAAAATTATGACAAATGTTCTGAA cctgaaag AGGAAACcttaaaggggaaaagaaaagaagtttcCATTTTGAAGAATTAAAAGTTTGGGGTCCAAAACACATCATGAAGATGAGCACACCTGCAGTCAACAAAAACTTGCCCTTGAGACCTGGGAGGCCCATGAGAGAAGAAAGCACTGGGACAATGACCACCCTGCCTCTGAGAAGGgaagaaatataaaggaaagCATCTAATCTGCCACAAAGGTTTGGGACAACAACAGCCAAAAATGTGACCAA ACTGAGTGATTTGCTCCAAAGACCCATGCATTCACCATCTGTCAGTGAGTTGCTTTAGGCTATGTCCTGCCAGCCCCCAGAAATCCAGAATCCTGATCAAAAACACCCAAGGTAG